One Coffea arabica cultivar ET-39 chromosome 5e, Coffea Arabica ET-39 HiFi, whole genome shotgun sequence DNA segment encodes these proteins:
- the LOC113688272 gene encoding putative disease resistance protein At4g10780: MIQVFGKALVEKTAELIVVDYMGRSDMDNMQSLKRKWQELCCKASDVEEEVKGEEMSGKKKRKREVDGWLKDVKKLSPEIDALERRGSSWRLPLKEDPVGKLQLQVEELIQQSHHFNGLVLATYDKIGEPCLPTKLFGVKFEEALQRIWPCLVTDDISSIGIYGMGGVGKTTLAKHIKYHLSEKPSYQVLWVTVSQEFSVTSLQDKVANVLGIGRLSSRDEEEVRADILRGAFSKMKRLVVLILDDVWEEFCLDRVGIPLHPNKCRLILTTRSREVCDRIQCQRKFDLQTLNTDEAWDLFKYKFGSETLLHGDLENIAKSIVRRCGGLPLGIVTVAGSMRGVTDICEWRNALEQLKTCSIGYDEMEKKVFRILEWSFNRLNKCEKNCFLYCCLYPEDSDIRREDLTDLFIWAELMPKRDSRAKEFVEGHTILNKLIKVCLLEETKDFGRSDCVKMHDLVRDMALRITNGKSNLQMNGDVPRFLVQSIGKGNSKVTLEPKKWAEDLHAVSFHSFSYQQPEIKVPPAWSPNCPKLSTLLLSRVSIKEIPDSFFQHMCGLKVLNLQNCKGITELPNFVSDLVNLTALILEGCGGLRFVPPLGKLKQLRDLDLSRTEIEDLPEGWESLVNLESLNLRKCWALRRKIIPKGTFSQFHRLQWLLLPYGRVQVMDLEVLNQLEVFIGCLSFTDFYKITRWPKYYNVYINDILTKDPFYDGDSDCEDQEKQLYFHQFKLGRGWNYLPDDMKSLTIEDCEGMVIRCLSDAFRNFTNLSDLSKLVIEDLIGIEFLWQLSFASPRDQLEVSSFSPLRDLQVLSLNGLPNLVGLFYRDSEPYLLPASTFSSLKELWISRCHNMKQLFTLQLLQNLQNLEILGVEDCEGLEEIAADGIQLTSSGATATVILPKLKFLNLCWLPQLNNICKAALICNSICQIEISGCPKAKRLPLFLPTINGLPSLPSTLHKIKGDKEWWESLEWENPCAKNALDPYFTTQ, encoded by the coding sequence ATGATACAAGTATTTGGGAAAGCTTTGGTAGAAAAGACGGCAGAGTTGATTGTAGTAGATTACATGGGAAGGAGCGACATGGACAACATGCAATCGCTGAAAAGGAAATGGCAAGAATTGTGCTGCAAAGCATCTGACGTAGAAGAAGAAGTGAAGGGAGAAGAAATGTCaggtaaaaagaaaaggaaacgtGAAGTTGATGGTTGGTTGAAGGACGTTAAAAAATTAAGTCCTGAaattgatgcattggaaagaagAGGATCATCTTGGAGGCTTCCACTAAAGGAGGATCCTGTAGGAAAGCTGCAACTTCAGGTGGAAGAACTTATTCAGCAGAGCCACCATTTCAATGGGCTTGTGCTCGCTACTTATGACAAAATTGGGGAGCCATGCCTGCCAACCAAATTGTTTGGAGTAAAGTTCGAGGAAGCTTTGCAGAGAATTTGGCCATGCTTGGTGACCGATGATATATCAAGCATTGGGATTTATGGTATGGGTGGAGTTGGTAAGACCACACTGGCAAAGCACATCAAGTACCATCTCTCAGAAAAACCCAGTTATCAAGTGCTTTGGGTTACAGTATCTCAAGAGTTCAGTGTCACCAGTTTGCAGGATAAGGTTGCCAATGTCTTAGGCATTGGTCGTCTATCAAGTAGGGACGAGGAAGAAGTCAGGGCAGATATATTGCGTGGGGCATtcagcaaaatgaagagattagTAGTGCTCATATTGGATGATGTTTGGGAAGAATTTTGTTTAGACCGGGTAGGGATTCCTCTTCATCCAAACAAGTGCAGATTGATTTTGACTACACGCTCACGGGAAGTGTGCGACAGGATACAATGTCAAAGAAAATTTGATTTGCAAACTTTGAACACAGACGAAGCTTGGGATTTGTTCAAGTATAAATTTGGTAGCGAGACCTTGCTTCACGGAGATTTGGAAAATATTGCCAAGTCTATTGTGCGAAGGTGCGGTGGTTTGCCTCTGGGTATTGTCACAGTGGCTGGAAGCATGAGAGGTGTGACCGACATTTGTGAGTGGAGAAATGCATTGGAACAATTGAAAACATGTTCAATAGGGTATGATGAGATGGAAAAAAAGGTGTTTCGCATCCTGGAATGGAGTTTCAATCGCCTGAATAAATGTGAAAAGAATTGCTTCTTGTATTGCTGTCTTTATCCGGAAGATAGTGATATAAGGAGAGAGGACCTAACAGACCTCTTTATTTGGGCAGAGCTGATGCCAAAACGGGACTCAAGAGCAAAAGAATTTGTTGAAGGTCACACAATATTAAACAAACTGATAAAAGTTTGCTTGCTAGAAGAAACTAAAGATTTCGGAAGGAGTGACTGTGTGAAGATGCATGATTTGGTCAGAGATATGGCATTAAGAATCACGAACGGAAAATCCAACCTACAGATGAACGGGGATGTACCACGGTTCTTGGTGCAAAGCATAGGAAAGGGAAATTCTAAAGTAACACTGGAACCAAAAAAATGGGCAGAAGATCTCCATGCAGTCtcctttcattcattttcataTCAACAACCAGAAATAAAAGTTCCGCCAGCCTGGTCACCAAATTGTCCTAAACTATCAACCTTGCTTCTTTCTCGGGTTTCCATAAAAGAAATCCCAGATTCATTCTTTCAGCACATGTGTGGACTTAAAGTTTTGAATCTACAAAACTGCAAAGGTATAACAGAACTGCCTAATTTTGTTTCAGACTTGGTGAATCTCACTGCTCTGATTTTGGAGGGTTGTGGAGGCCTCCGATTTGTGCCACCACTGGGAAAGCTCAAGCAATTGAGGGATTTGGATCTATCCAGAACTGAGATTGAGGATTTACCTGAAGGCTGGGAGTCACTGGTCAACCTCGAAAGTCTTAACTTGCGTAAGTGTTGGGCTCTAAGACGAAAGATAATACCAAAAGGGACATTTTCCCAATTTCACCGTCTTCAATGGCTATTATTGCCATATGGTAGGGTACAAGTTATGGATTTAGAAGTGTTGAACCAATTAGAAGTTTTTATAGGATGTTTGTCTTTTACGGACTTTTATAAAATTACTCGGTGGCCAAAATACTATAATGTTTATATCAATGACATCTTAACTAAGGATCCGTTTTATGACGGGGACAGTGATTGTGAGGACCAGGAGAAACAACTGTATTTCCATCAGTTTAAGCTTGGTAGAGGATGGAACTATCTGCCAGATGACATGAAAAGTCTGACAATCGAGGATTGTGAGGGCATGGTCATTAGGTGCTTGTCAGATGCTTTTAGGAATTTTACAAATTTAAGCGACTTATCTAAATTGGTTATTGAGGATTTGATTGGAATAGAGTTCCTCTGGCAATTGTCCTTTGCTTCTCCACGTGATCAGTTGGAAGTCTCGTCTTTTAGTCCACTCCGTGATCTCCAAGTGCTAAGCCTCAACGGGTTGCCAAATCTGGTTGGTCTTTTTTACAGAGACTCAGAACCATATTTGCTTCCAGCTAGCACCTTTTCTTCCCTTAAAGAATTGTGGATTTCTAGATGTCACAACATGAAGCAGCTATTCACACTGCAGTTGCTGCAGAACCTTCAAAATCTTGAAATATTAGGAGTTGAAGATTGTGAAGGACTGGAGGAGATAGCAGCAGATGGCATCCAATTGACTTCAAGTGGAGCCACCGCCACAGTCATCCTTCCAAAATTAAAGTTTTTGAATCTGTGTTGGCTGCCACAATTGAATAATATTTGCAAGGCAGCCTTGATCTGCAATTCAATCTGTCAGATTGAAATATCCGGTTGTCCAAAGGCAAAGAGGCTGCCTTTGTTTCTTCCTACCATCAACGGACTACCATCTCTTCCTAGCACTCTTCATAAAATCAAGGGAGATAAAGAGTGGTGGGAATCGTTAGAGTGGGAAAATCCTTGTGCCAAAAATGCCCTTGACCCATATTTTACCACGCAGTAG
- the LOC140006297 gene encoding uncharacterized protein: MTDAIWKALDMMLQIIVSIIEKVISEVTRLLGKFKEKVEDTVAERAAEVSVDTGTSYWGLRSDMELLARNLRALSSRASDIKEQVEGGELSGQKRKSEVNNWLEEVQKLENDFIALQRRVQQEKFWKLFLVGRDVRKMQDQVAQFTEQSRHFDGLLLENQLNLENHS, from the coding sequence ATGACAGATGCAATTTGGAAGGCCTTGGATATGATGCTGCAAATCATTGTGAGCATCATTGAGAAGGTCATATCTGAAGTGACAAGACTGCTTGGCAAGTTTAAAGAGAAGGTGGAGGACACAGTGGCTGAAAGGGCTGCAGAGGTATCGGTGGATACAGGGACAAGTTACTGGGGTTTGAGATCAGATATGGAATTGCTGGCTAGGAACTTGAGGGCATTGAGCAGCAGGGCATCTGACATAAAGGAGCAAGTGGAAGGAGGTGAGCTATCAGGACAAAAGAGGAAATCAGAGGTGAACAATTGGTTGGAGGAAGTACAAAAATTAGAGAATGATTTCATTGCATTGCAGAGAAGGGTACAACAGGAGaagttttggaaacttttcttGGTTGGACGTGATGTGAGAAAGATGCAAGATCAGGTGGCCCAATTTACTGAGCAAAGCCGGCATTTTGACGGGCTTTTGCTGGAAAATCAGCTGAATTTGGAGAACCACAGTTGA